A genome region from Sphingobacteriaceae bacterium GW460-11-11-14-LB5 includes the following:
- a CDS encoding TonB-dependent siderophore receptor, with product MNKIKPISLTFLCSLFSLFSFAQQFGTIKGKISTSNGKPAAFISIGLKGKGQGTTSDDNGLYTINRVKAGTYTIKASAVGIDASEKSITIVAGETKIIDFVFKENDQALEEITIAGINQKYKVSLPSATLRLNEPLLEAPQNIQIVSSGILKDQQIISMSDGLIRNVSGAVRLEHWGDMYTNILMRGSQIQAMRNGFNVVSSYWGPLTEDMSFVDHIEFVKGPAGFMLGNGDPSGMYNVVTKKPTGLNQGEVSFTAGSFDLYRTTIDLDHKLTADGKFLFRLNAAAQNKGSFRPFEQNDRYSFAPVLSYQITPSTKLTAEYTLQNAKMTEVGSYYIFNTAGYASLPREFTLTQPGVQPTRINDHSVTLNLTQQLGQNWKLTAQAAYYKYLQNGTSSWPSAVYPNGTIIRNVGIWDAESSMKLAQLFVNGTVKTGGIVHRILAGFDGGKKNYMADWGQSHDLDLASSPFNLYNPNYGFPSNGYPNFDRVTPLEQRAVAAGGLMDQKYLSGYVQDELGFFDNIVRLTLAGRYTYVSQSAWGGSPDKAKHVTPRVGLSVSVDKNTSVYAVYDEAFTPQTGFFRDGGTAKPITGNNKELGIKKDWFDGRWNTTLSVYRITKQNEITGDPLNKAGETFSIVIGEKRAQGIEFDIRGELAKGLNLIANYAYTDAKVTKVADGVEGVFVGQVVPGFSKHTTNAWLTYSLQNGLLKGAGISGGFTYLAGRAVGTYSGENANENLPDYFKLDGGLFWSHKKIKITANVFNILDKYLYSGAYYTNYWNAPTYDLPVYSWQAEAPRNYRVSVAYKF from the coding sequence ATGAATAAAATTAAACCCATTAGCTTAACGTTCTTATGCTCTCTCTTTAGCTTATTCTCATTTGCGCAACAATTTGGAACAATAAAGGGAAAGATTAGCACTTCTAATGGAAAACCAGCGGCCTTTATTTCAATTGGATTAAAGGGCAAGGGTCAAGGCACTACATCAGATGATAATGGCTTATACACCATAAACCGTGTTAAAGCCGGAACTTATACAATTAAAGCTTCTGCAGTTGGTATCGACGCCTCAGAAAAAAGCATTACGATTGTTGCAGGTGAGACTAAAATTATCGATTTCGTATTTAAAGAAAATGACCAGGCGCTGGAGGAAATTACAATAGCGGGGATTAATCAAAAATACAAAGTAAGCTTACCTTCTGCTACACTCAGGTTAAACGAACCATTGTTAGAGGCACCACAAAACATTCAAATCGTAAGTAGTGGAATCCTTAAAGACCAGCAGATCATTAGCATGAGCGATGGCTTGATTAGAAATGTAAGTGGTGCAGTTCGTCTTGAACACTGGGGAGATATGTACACCAATATTTTAATGCGCGGATCGCAAATTCAGGCCATGCGTAATGGTTTCAATGTGGTTTCATCTTACTGGGGGCCATTAACCGAAGACATGAGCTTTGTTGACCATATTGAGTTTGTTAAAGGTCCTGCCGGATTTATGCTGGGCAATGGCGATCCAAGCGGCATGTATAACGTGGTGACTAAAAAACCTACCGGTTTAAACCAGGGCGAGGTTTCGTTTACTGCCGGAAGCTTCGATTTATACCGTACAACAATTGATCTTGACCACAAACTAACTGCTGATGGTAAATTCTTATTCAGGTTAAACGCAGCTGCACAAAATAAGGGATCGTTCAGACCATTCGAACAAAATGACCGCTACAGTTTTGCACCCGTATTAAGTTATCAAATAACACCAAGCACCAAGCTAACAGCAGAGTATACCTTGCAAAATGCAAAAATGACTGAGGTAGGTTCTTATTATATTTTTAATACTGCCGGGTATGCCAGCTTACCAAGGGAGTTTACTTTAACACAACCTGGCGTACAGCCTACCCGAATCAACGACCATAGTGTAACATTGAACTTAACACAACAACTAGGTCAGAATTGGAAATTAACTGCACAGGCAGCTTATTATAAATATTTACAAAATGGCACAAGCTCATGGCCATCAGCAGTATATCCAAATGGTACCATTATTCGTAATGTTGGGATATGGGATGCTGAAAGCAGCATGAAATTAGCTCAGTTATTTGTGAACGGAACGGTTAAAACAGGTGGCATTGTACACCGCATTTTAGCTGGTTTTGATGGTGGCAAGAAAAATTATATGGCCGATTGGGGTCAGTCTCACGATTTAGATCTCGCCAGTTCTCCATTTAATTTATACAATCCGAATTATGGCTTCCCGTCAAACGGTTATCCAAACTTTGACCGTGTTACTCCATTAGAACAAAGGGCTGTTGCAGCAGGAGGTTTAATGGATCAAAAATACTTAAGCGGTTACGTTCAGGATGAATTAGGCTTTTTCGATAATATTGTTCGTTTAACCCTTGCAGGTCGTTACACTTATGTAAGTCAATCGGCCTGGGGTGGTTCACCTGATAAAGCCAAACATGTAACCCCAAGGGTTGGCTTAAGCGTATCGGTTGATAAAAACACTTCTGTTTATGCAGTTTATGATGAAGCTTTTACCCCACAGACCGGCTTTTTCCGGGATGGTGGCACCGCAAAACCCATTACCGGTAACAACAAAGAATTGGGTATCAAAAAAGACTGGTTTGACGGCCGTTGGAACACCACCCTATCCGTTTATAGAATTACCAAACAGAATGAGATTACCGGAGATCCACTTAACAAGGCCGGAGAAACTTTCAGTATTGTAATTGGCGAAAAAAGAGCACAAGGTATAGAGTTTGATATCCGTGGTGAATTGGCCAAAGGATTAAACTTAATTGCAAACTATGCCTATACTGATGCGAAGGTAACAAAGGTAGCAGATGGAGTTGAAGGCGTTTTTGTAGGTCAGGTTGTACCAGGTTTTTCAAAACATACCACGAATGCATGGTTAACCTATTCATTACAGAATGGCCTGCTCAAAGGTGCAGGGATTTCTGGAGGTTTTACATACCTGGCCGGCAGAGCAGTAGGAACATACAGCGGAGAAAACGCTAACGAAAATCTTCCTGATTATTTTAAACTGGATGGAGGCTTATTCTGGTCGCATAAAAAAATAAAAATAACCGCCAATGTATTTAACATTTTAGACAAGTATTTGTATAGTGGTGCGTATTACACCAATTACTGGAATGCTCCAACCTACGATCTACCAGTCTACTCATGGCAAGCCGAAGCACCAAGAAACTACAGAGTAAGTGTAGCCTATAAATTTTAA
- a CDS encoding MBL fold metallo-hydrolase: protein MNIAFHGAARTVTGSKHLITLKNGTQILLDCGLFQGMGRITDKLNDFFGFDAKKVTYLVLSHAHIDHCGLLPKLVAEGFEGKIFCTSATMDLARILMMDSAKIQMQDAEFSNRHLREGEEMEEPLYTDEDVTKTVSQMKIVEYEEDFEIEAGIRLKFTDAGHILGSAAVHLTITEDGKPIRITFSGDVGRYGDLLLKSPQQFDQADYILMESTYGDSLHKDLDPIENMLLEIINNTCKVKKGKVIIPAFAVGRTQELLYALNGLELKGKLPDVPYYVDSPLSSKATEILKNHPEVYNNGVKETLKVDHDIFGFKGLRFIESVEESKALNADPRPCVIISASGMAEAGRVKHHIRNNIGNQKNTILMVGYCEPKSLGGRLIAGQKVVEIFRDEYEVKAEVRSIKSMSAHGDYEDLLHFLSGQDPAKVKQLFLVHGEYEVQQNFASKLKDAGFKHVAIPDYHQVFEIE from the coding sequence ATGAACATTGCTTTTCATGGTGCCGCCCGTACTGTTACGGGGAGTAAGCACCTTATTACCTTAAAAAACGGCACCCAGATTTTATTAGATTGTGGCTTATTCCAGGGGATGGGCCGTATTACCGATAAATTAAACGATTTTTTCGGCTTTGATGCCAAAAAGGTTACCTACCTGGTTTTATCACACGCACATATAGATCATTGTGGTTTATTGCCCAAACTGGTTGCAGAAGGTTTTGAAGGTAAGATTTTCTGTACCTCGGCAACTATGGATCTGGCCCGTATTTTAATGATGGATTCTGCCAAAATACAGATGCAGGATGCCGAATTTTCTAACCGCCATCTGCGCGAAGGCGAGGAAATGGAAGAGCCACTTTACACCGATGAAGACGTGACTAAAACGGTTAGTCAGATGAAGATTGTGGAGTATGAAGAGGATTTCGAGATTGAGGCAGGCATTCGCTTAAAGTTTACTGATGCCGGCCATATTTTAGGCAGTGCTGCGGTTCACCTTACCATTACAGAAGACGGAAAACCGATACGAATTACCTTTTCAGGAGATGTGGGCCGTTATGGCGACTTGCTTTTAAAGAGCCCGCAACAGTTTGATCAGGCCGATTATATCTTAATGGAATCTACCTACGGCGATTCGCTGCATAAAGATCTTGATCCGATCGAAAACATGCTTTTAGAAATCATTAACAATACCTGCAAAGTGAAAAAGGGGAAAGTGATTATCCCGGCTTTTGCCGTTGGCCGTACGCAGGAGCTGCTTTACGCTTTAAATGGGCTGGAGTTAAAAGGTAAATTGCCTGATGTTCCGTACTATGTAGATAGTCCTTTATCATCAAAAGCAACTGAAATTCTTAAAAACCACCCTGAAGTATACAATAATGGCGTTAAGGAAACTTTAAAAGTAGATCATGATATATTTGGTTTTAAAGGCCTGCGTTTTATCGAAAGTGTAGAAGAATCGAAAGCTTTAAACGCCGATCCCAGACCATGTGTGATTATTTCTGCATCAGGTATGGCAGAGGCTGGCCGTGTAAAACACCACATCAGGAATAATATTGGTAATCAGAAAAATACCATTTTGATGGTGGGATATTGCGAACCTAAATCGCTTGGTGGTAGGTTAATTGCCGGACAAAAAGTTGTGGAGATTTTCCGCGATGAATATGAAGTTAAAGCCGAAGTACGATCGATAAAATCGATGAGTGCACATGGCGATTATGAAGATTTATTACATTTTTTATCAGGTCAGGATCCCGCTAAAGTTAAACAACTCTTTTTGGTACATGGCGAATACGAAGTGCAGCAAAATTTCGCCAGCAAATTGAAAGATGCAGGTTTTAAACATGTGGCTATCCCCGACTACCATCAGGTATTTGAGATCGAATAA
- a CDS encoding aminopeptidase — MKKFGFIIFLFLAINTFAQDSTYTRNIINTLTSKEFWGRGYTRDGMKKSATYLAETYQKIGLLPMGANYKQVFNFPVNTFPGKMMVAINGQKLIPGKDFIVNNESPGIKQKAILNKIDSLHYQASSSLNILLKDKLTWSVATEVGDLTTIQINKKRLTAIPKTISVDIENKFIPDFQAANVCGLVKGTKFPDSLLIITAHYDHLGGMGADTYFPGANDNAAGVATLLSLAKYYAAHPQAYSIGFICFAAEEAGLLGSRYLVENPLVPLSKIKFLINLDLVGTGEAGMTVVNASVYPKAFAMLNAINNENQYISKINQRGKAANSDHYFFTEKGVPAFFIYTQGGPTAYHDVFDKPETLPLTEYQDLFKLIVAFNQKMME, encoded by the coding sequence ATGAAAAAATTTGGCTTCATCATCTTCCTTTTTTTAGCAATCAATACTTTCGCACAAGATTCTACTTATACCAGAAATATCATTAACACCCTGACATCAAAAGAATTTTGGGGCAGGGGTTATACCCGAGATGGGATGAAAAAATCTGCGACATACCTTGCAGAAACTTATCAGAAAATCGGTCTATTACCGATGGGAGCAAATTATAAACAGGTTTTTAATTTCCCTGTAAATACTTTTCCAGGAAAAATGATGGTGGCCATTAACGGCCAAAAACTCATTCCCGGTAAAGATTTCATTGTGAATAACGAAAGTCCTGGTATTAAACAAAAAGCAATTTTAAACAAGATAGATAGCCTCCATTATCAGGCTTCGTCATCATTAAATATTTTGTTAAAAGATAAATTAACCTGGTCTGTAGCAACAGAAGTTGGCGATTTAACAACGATTCAGATCAATAAAAAGCGTTTAACAGCAATACCGAAAACAATTAGCGTCGACATCGAAAATAAATTCATTCCCGATTTTCAGGCTGCCAATGTTTGCGGTTTAGTTAAGGGCACTAAATTTCCTGATTCTCTTTTAATCATTACTGCACATTACGATCATTTGGGCGGAATGGGTGCCGACACTTATTTCCCTGGTGCAAATGATAATGCTGCCGGCGTAGCCACTTTATTGAGCCTCGCCAAATATTATGCCGCACATCCCCAGGCCTATTCTATTGGTTTTATCTGTTTTGCCGCCGAAGAAGCCGGATTATTGGGATCGAGATATCTCGTAGAAAACCCTTTGGTTCCTTTAAGCAAAATAAAATTTCTGATCAACCTGGATTTAGTTGGCACCGGCGAGGCTGGAATGACGGTAGTTAACGCATCTGTTTATCCTAAAGCATTTGCCATGCTCAACGCCATCAACAATGAAAATCAATATATCTCCAAAATAAACCAGAGGGGTAAAGCCGCCAACAGCGATCATTATTTCTTTACCGAAAAAGGTGTCCCTGCATTCTTCATTTACACACAGGGCGGTCCCACTGCCTATCACGATGTGTTCGATAAGCCAGAAACGTTACCACTTACCGAATATCAGGATCTGTTTAAATTAATTGTTGCGTTCAATCAAAAAATGATGGAGTAG
- a CDS encoding SAM-dependent methyltransferase, with protein MDVFGKALTDIYRTGEADTLWLHNSYGEPEEMPLEFFFRDDEDMPVLELQALHMCSGKVLDIGAGVGSHALLLQAFNIDVTAIDISEAAVNIMKDRGVKKAFVQDIFTYQEKFDTIIMLMNGIGLTGTLPGFKDFLIKLKDLINPNGQVIFDSSDIAYLYEDMPKPQNQYYGEVSYQYEYKGEKGNWFNWIYIDEETIKQIAKETGWDAELIFDDGEDQYLVKLTPNP; from the coding sequence ATGGATGTTTTTGGTAAAGCGTTAACAGATATTTACAGAACAGGCGAGGCTGATACCCTTTGGTTGCACAATTCGTATGGGGAGCCAGAAGAAATGCCTTTAGAATTCTTCTTCCGTGATGATGAAGATATGCCCGTTTTAGAACTTCAGGCCTTACACATGTGCAGCGGCAAGGTATTGGATATTGGCGCCGGTGTGGGCAGTCATGCTTTACTTTTACAGGCTTTTAATATTGATGTAACGGCTATTGATATTTCGGAAGCAGCGGTGAATATTATGAAAGACCGCGGTGTAAAAAAAGCATTCGTGCAGGATATTTTTACCTATCAGGAGAAATTCGATACCATTATCATGCTCATGAATGGTATTGGTTTAACCGGAACTTTACCTGGTTTTAAGGATTTTCTCATCAAATTAAAAGACCTCATTAACCCTAACGGACAGGTAATTTTCGATTCTTCTGATATTGCTTATTTATATGAAGATATGCCAAAACCACAAAACCAATATTATGGAGAGGTATCTTATCAGTACGAATATAAAGGCGAGAAAGGCAATTGGTTTAACTGGATTTACATCGATGAAGAAACCATTAAGCAGATTGCGAAAGAAACGGGATGGGATGCTGAATTGATTTTTGATGATGGCGAAGATCAGTATTTAGTCAAACTAACCCCAAACCCCTAA
- a CDS encoding SAM-dependent methyltransferase, with translation MQKGTLYLIPVPLAEEVAHKTFTPYLVDTINQIDTYIVENSKTARRFLKEAGLKTPQKDLIVHDYGKHNRTDLGQFFVELAAGKDVGLMSEAGCPGIADPGADIVAEAHKRGIKVVPLVGPSSILLALMASGFNGQSFAFWGYLPIDKEQRTKRIKDLDLSASRYKQTQIFIETPFRNNQLFEEVLKSCKPNTQVCVASNLTAEDEFIKTQSVYNWRKEEIDLHKQPTIFLLY, from the coding sequence ATGCAAAAAGGCACTTTATACCTTATTCCCGTACCATTGGCTGAAGAGGTAGCACACAAAACTTTTACCCCTTATTTGGTTGATACCATTAACCAGATTGATACCTACATTGTAGAAAATAGTAAAACAGCCCGCCGGTTTTTAAAAGAGGCTGGTTTAAAAACACCTCAAAAAGATTTAATCGTGCACGATTATGGCAAACATAACCGGACAGATTTAGGTCAGTTTTTTGTTGAGCTTGCCGCCGGAAAAGATGTAGGTTTAATGAGCGAAGCGGGTTGTCCGGGCATTGCCGATCCCGGGGCTGATATTGTCGCCGAAGCACATAAACGCGGCATTAAAGTGGTACCATTAGTAGGGCCAAGCTCGATTTTACTGGCCTTAATGGCCTCAGGTTTTAACGGACAGAGTTTCGCATTTTGGGGCTATTTACCAATTGATAAAGAACAGCGGACCAAACGCATTAAAGATTTAGATTTATCGGCGAGCCGTTACAAACAAACCCAGATCTTCATCGAAACCCCTTTCCGCAACAACCAGCTTTTTGAAGAAGTGCTGAAAAGCTGCAAACCCAATACGCAGGTTTGTGTAGCCAGTAACCTCACGGCAGAAGATGAGTTTATTAAAACCCAAAGTGTTTACAATTGGCGCAAAGAGGAAATAGATCTTCATAAACAACCTACTATATTTTTGTTGTACTAA
- a CDS encoding TonB-dependent siderophore receptor, which translates to MLKIRLFSITFLLTFTSLLSFAQQFATISGTVTTSDGKPAAYISVGLKGKGLGNVTNEKGIFEIQRVKPGSYILRVSAVGIQNIEKPVTITAGEHKTVDFVINQNSNQLNEVNINQGVNKYIAKKSEFVSKMPLNNLENPQVYTTITKETMADQLVFSVDDAARNATGVQKMWESTSRGGDGGAYYASRGFIVQAKLRNGIAGNVTGRNDAANLENVEFIKGPSATLFGSTLTSYGGLINRITKKPFEGTGGAVSFSTGSYDFNRVSTDFNFPVDKDNHIYARLNTSYNYKGSFQENVFDKGFFIAPSLSYKVNDKLDFVFDAEIANGTSTLKPFVFFYFPVAQLGFDRADQAGIAYDKSFTGDAMKQKYNSSNFFSQANYKFNDNWSSHTSFSSNYSFSNGRGTYLFLVPNSYFNPAAAPGAEVLSRADQSTDNSKVFTYEVQQNFNGTFNLGSVKNRMVLGLDYLSQNSDQLFYSIDTFDITNKNGTGANYNDFTEHNLAAFYAALPNVPKYPYNFKTNTYSAYVSDVINLTDRLIALAALRVDRFDNKGNSDRAGSSPKGAYKQTVFSPKFGLVFQPIKDQLSLFANYQNGFNNVNGIDYKGDTFKAEQANQIEGGVKTNIFNGKLTGAVSYYYIKVKDIVRGYNQDASNPNAQIQDGNKISKGIEAEVIANPVDGLNIIAGFAYNDNHLENASPDVEGRRDAYSAAPYSANLWISYKFNAGSLKGFGLGAGGNYASDNKIVNSVSQGVFILPAYKVFNASVFYDHSRFRIGAKVDNFTNQKYWTGYSTMNPQDLRTVTGSVTYKF; encoded by the coding sequence ATGCTTAAAATCAGACTTTTCAGTATAACGTTTCTTTTAACTTTTACCAGTCTACTCTCCTTTGCTCAGCAGTTTGCGACCATAAGTGGTACCGTTACCACTTCCGACGGTAAACCAGCAGCTTATATTTCAGTAGGTTTAAAAGGAAAAGGTCTGGGAAATGTAACTAACGAAAAGGGTATTTTCGAAATCCAGCGGGTTAAACCAGGATCATATATATTAAGGGTATCGGCTGTTGGTATCCAAAACATAGAAAAACCAGTGACGATTACCGCTGGTGAGCACAAAACCGTTGATTTTGTAATCAACCAAAATTCAAACCAGCTTAATGAAGTAAATATTAACCAGGGCGTAAATAAGTATATCGCTAAGAAAAGTGAATTTGTTTCGAAAATGCCACTTAATAACTTAGAAAACCCGCAGGTATATACCACAATTACGAAAGAAACAATGGCCGATCAGCTTGTGTTTTCGGTTGATGATGCAGCCCGTAATGCCACTGGTGTTCAAAAAATGTGGGAATCAACTTCGCGGGGTGGCGATGGTGGTGCTTATTACGCATCAAGAGGTTTTATTGTACAGGCGAAACTGAGAAACGGAATTGCTGGTAACGTAACCGGCCGTAACGATGCTGCTAACTTAGAAAATGTAGAGTTTATTAAAGGTCCATCTGCTACTTTATTTGGTAGTACATTAACCTCATATGGTGGTTTAATTAACCGTATTACCAAAAAACCTTTTGAAGGAACCGGAGGCGCGGTAAGTTTTTCGACAGGCAGCTACGATTTTAACAGGGTTAGTACCGATTTCAATTTTCCTGTTGATAAAGATAACCACATTTATGCCCGATTAAATACTTCTTATAATTACAAAGGTTCTTTTCAGGAGAATGTGTTTGACAAAGGTTTCTTCATTGCGCCGAGCTTATCATATAAAGTAAACGATAAATTAGACTTTGTTTTCGACGCCGAAATTGCGAATGGTACAAGCACCCTAAAACCTTTTGTTTTCTTCTATTTCCCGGTTGCACAACTGGGTTTTGACAGGGCAGACCAAGCTGGAATAGCTTACGACAAATCCTTTACGGGCGACGCGATGAAGCAGAAATACAATAGTTCTAACTTCTTCTCACAGGCTAATTATAAGTTTAACGATAATTGGTCTTCGCACACCAGTTTTTCAAGCAATTATAGTTTCTCTAATGGGCGTGGCACATATTTGTTCCTGGTACCAAACAGCTATTTTAACCCTGCTGCCGCACCAGGCGCCGAAGTTTTATCCAGAGCAGATCAATCAACTGATAATAGTAAGGTTTTTACCTACGAGGTTCAACAAAATTTCAATGGCACTTTCAACTTAGGTTCGGTAAAAAACAGAATGGTTTTAGGTCTGGATTATTTAAGCCAAAACTCCGATCAGCTATTTTATTCGATCGATACTTTTGATATAACCAATAAAAACGGAACCGGTGCAAATTACAATGATTTTACGGAACATAATCTGGCTGCATTTTATGCGGCACTTCCTAATGTTCCTAAATATCCGTATAACTTTAAAACCAATACCTACAGTGCTTATGTTTCTGATGTAATTAACTTAACAGACAGGTTAATTGCCCTGGCCGCTTTAAGAGTAGACCGGTTTGATAACAAAGGTAACTCTGACCGTGCAGGTTCATCTCCAAAAGGTGCTTACAAGCAAACTGTTTTTTCTCCAAAATTCGGTTTGGTATTTCAGCCGATTAAAGATCAGTTATCATTATTTGCCAATTACCAGAATGGTTTTAACAATGTTAATGGTATCGATTATAAAGGTGATACTTTTAAAGCCGAGCAGGCAAACCAAATTGAAGGTGGTGTTAAAACGAACATCTTTAATGGAAAATTAACAGGCGCTGTATCTTACTACTATATTAAAGTTAAAGATATTGTTAGGGGTTATAACCAAGATGCCAGTAATCCTAATGCACAAATTCAGGATGGTAATAAAATTAGCAAAGGTATAGAAGCTGAAGTTATTGCAAACCCTGTTGACGGTTTAAATATTATTGCAGGTTTCGCTTATAACGATAACCATTTAGAAAATGCATCGCCAGATGTAGAGGGCAGAAGAGATGCTTATTCAGCGGCACCCTACTCAGCAAACTTATGGATCAGTTATAAATTCAATGCCGGCTCGCTTAAGGGTTTTGGATTAGGCGCAGGCGGTAATTATGCAAGCGACAACAAAATTGTAAATAGTGTAAGCCAGGGGGTATTTATATTACCTGCTTATAAGGTTTTCAATGCCTCGGTATTTTACGACCATTCAAGATTCAGGATCGGAGCCAAAGTAGACAACTTCACCAACCAAAAATACTGGACAGGTTACAGCACCATGAATCCTCAAGACCTAAGAACTGTTACCGGCAGCGTTACCTACAAATTCTAA
- a CDS encoding LLM class flavin-dependent oxidoreductase — MSNTKIKLSVLDQSPVRKGVTARRAIEETTILAQETERLGYHRFWVSEHHNTTSLAGSTPEILIAHLANHTKTLRIGSGGIMLPNHSALKVAESFRLLEVMHPNRIDLGMGRAPGTDRITASLLNPSNNWSEQDFVEQLRELQHYLHDTSDGGIQAKIKAIPIAETIPQQWLLSSSGQSALFSAHFGMGFSFAHFINPHGGPQAVQYYREHFKPSVDLAKPVENVALFIFCSADEEKVKQQEALMAYRFLQLEKGGGLTSVGWNDIKDINYNAAEQERIKANKPRMIYGTPEVIKERLTKLAADYDVDELMAVTITEHFEDRIKSYELLAEMFLS; from the coding sequence ATGAGCAATACAAAAATAAAACTAAGTGTGTTAGATCAGTCACCGGTTCGCAAGGGTGTTACTGCCCGTCGTGCCATTGAAGAAACCACTATACTTGCACAAGAAACCGAAAGGTTAGGGTACCACCGTTTCTGGGTTTCAGAACATCACAATACCACCAGTTTAGCAGGTTCAACGCCCGAGATCCTAATTGCGCATTTGGCCAATCATACCAAAACGTTAAGAATAGGTTCGGGTGGTATTATGCTGCCTAACCATAGCGCGTTAAAGGTTGCAGAAAGTTTTCGTTTGCTGGAGGTGATGCACCCTAACCGTATCGATCTGGGTATGGGGCGTGCTCCGGGTACCGACCGCATTACCGCTTCGTTGCTTAACCCCTCAAACAATTGGAGCGAGCAGGATTTTGTAGAACAACTGCGAGAGCTGCAGCATTACTTACACGATACTTCAGATGGCGGAATTCAGGCAAAAATAAAGGCTATTCCGATTGCTGAAACCATTCCGCAACAGTGGCTTTTGAGCAGTAGCGGACAAAGTGCTTTATTTTCGGCACACTTTGGAATGGGCTTTTCTTTTGCCCATTTTATTAACCCACATGGAGGGCCGCAGGCTGTTCAATACTACCGGGAACATTTTAAACCTTCCGTTGACCTGGCAAAACCAGTAGAAAATGTGGCCCTTTTTATTTTCTGCTCAGCAGATGAAGAAAAAGTTAAACAGCAGGAGGCCTTAATGGCTTATCGTTTTCTCCAGCTGGAAAAAGGAGGAGGTTTAACTTCGGTCGGCTGGAACGACATTAAAGATATCAATTATAATGCTGCAGAGCAGGAACGCATTAAGGCCAATAAACCAAGAATGATTTATGGTACCCCGGAGGTAATTAAAGAACGACTGACCAAACTGGCTGCCGATTATGATGTTGATGAACTGATGGCCGTTACCATTACTGAGCATTTTGAAGACCGTATAAAATCGTATGAGTTGCTTGCCGAGATGTTTTTGTCGTGA
- a CDS encoding N-acetyltransferase: MDINEFIVQVALPEHRVFAEEIVTEMAESAKARGTGIAKRSPEYISNKMQEGKSVIAFHKDGSWAGFCYIETWSHGQFVANSGLVVSPKYRKAGLAKAIKNEIFGLSRKLYPKAKIFGLTTGLAVMKINSDLGYEPVTYSELTQDEEFWKGCQSCVNFEILKMKERKNCMCTAMLYDPAEKKHEVAKQFAEELQKKPKLYERFMRIKQRLVVKPKPKNGLKALLFLFTFLFK, encoded by the coding sequence ATGGATATTAACGAATTTATAGTGCAGGTTGCACTTCCTGAACATCGTGTATTTGCCGAAGAAATAGTAACAGAGATGGCTGAATCGGCAAAAGCTCGTGGAACAGGCATTGCTAAGCGTTCGCCGGAATATATTTCTAATAAAATGCAGGAGGGCAAATCGGTTATTGCTTTCCACAAGGATGGTTCCTGGGCGGGATTTTGCTATATAGAAACCTGGAGCCACGGACAGTTTGTGGCCAATAGTGGTTTGGTGGTAAGCCCTAAATACCGCAAAGCGGGATTAGCAAAGGCCATTAAAAATGAAATTTTCGGTTTGTCGAGAAAGTTGTACCCAAAAGCGAAAATATTTGGTCTAACCACTGGCTTGGCCGTCATGAAAATCAATTCTGATTTAGGCTATGAACCTGTAACCTACAGCGAACTTACCCAGGATGAAGAATTTTGGAAAGGCTGCCAGAGCTGCGTAAACTTCGAAATCTTAAAAATGAAGGAACGCAAAAACTGTATGTGTACAGCTATGCTTTACGATCCGGCTGAGAAAAAGCACGAAGTAGCCAAGCAATTTGCCGAAGAACTGCAAAAGAAACCCAAATTATACGAGCGCTTTATGCGCATTAAACAGCGCTTAGTTGTTAAACCTAAGCCAAAAAATGGCTTAAAAGCCCTTTTATTTTTATTTACCTTTTTATTTAAATAG